The genomic DNA ACTGAATGGAAACTAACATTTTGGGCAGTGTTGTTACTCATCGCTATACTAGGATGGTTTCTATCGAAGGAAAAAAAAGTTGAAGAAGAGACTTCTTAGAATTTTTCCGTTTTTAAAACATCTTGCTTTAAAATCACTCTTTAAGAGTGATTTTTTTATTAACACGAGAAGGAGATCTTATTACACATTGTTCTTGAAATGCCAATCATTCTCTTATTTATTTAATTACTAATAAACTAAATATATTAGGTTATTCTAACGGTATAATTGTCAAACAATAGGGAGGAACATAATTGGAGCGTTTACGTGAATTTGACAAGATTCTATACGGTAGAAAAGAGAATACCGATTCTTTAATTAATTATTGGATAGACTATTCCAACCCTTCTACGTGGCAGTTTTGGGTTTTGATTGCTGTTCTTTTAGTCCCATTGGTTATTCTTTACATTAAAATTGACCGAAGTAAAGTATTTCTAATAGGTTTTTATGGATATAACGTTCATGTTTTTTTTACATTTATCGATATATACGGTATAAATAGAGGATATTGGCATTACCCTTATCAGGTTATCCCTGCACTGCCGAGCGTCTCAATGGACACCTCCATCGTCCCTGTGGCTTTCATGCTCATATACCAATGGACATTAAACAATCATAAAAATTATTACCTATACGCTATAATAACAGCTGCTATATTTGCATTTATTTTAAAGCCAATTTTAGTAATTACTGGTCTTTTTAGAATGTACGGTGAAATTAATTATTTTCACTTATTTATTGGATACGTATTTGTACTTTTGATAGCAAAAGTGATAACCTGGTTATTTCATAAATTACATAAACCTAAATTCTCAACTCAGAATAGAGAATAAGAAAGGTATTCATAAAATATGGGTGCTTTTTCTTTATTTTTCACTTCATATACTGAATACGTAATTTTCTCGTACTTTACATTTATGCAGGTTTTTTGGGGTAAAAAACAATTCAACACCAAAACTTTAGGTCAAAATGCATATTTCTACTATTTTTCGACAAATTCTGATATAATTAAAGACCTAAATAGGCAAATTTTACGAAAGTAAAAGACGCAAAGCCACGGGCCTACAGCATTTTGCCACGGTAGCCGGGTTGCTGAGATTTATTGAGTCTCGTTATTTCATATTTTCCCTTTCTAATTTGCCTAACAAATGAAAGGAGTAAAAATTATGAACAAAACTGTACTTATTGCAGACGATTCTCGATTTATGAGAGACCTCCTCAAAAAACATCTTAAAGATAGTGATTTTAAAATAATTGCTGAAGCTTCAGATGGTTGCGAAGCTGTGTCTCTCTATAGAGATGTTTACCCTGATCTAGTGATAATGGACCTAAATATGCCCTGTAAAAATGGCATGAACGCATTAGAGAATATTAAAAATATGGACTCAAATGCTAAGGTAGTCATTTGTTCTGCTATGGGACAACAAAGAATAATCATCGAGGCACTGGGCCAAGGAGCAAAAGATTTTGTAGTTAAACCCTATTTTAATGAGTTAGTACCAACTCTTAAGAAATTAGTTTAAGTTCAATTCCTTAAGAGGGATGCTTTTTTGTTGGATTAAACTAGTTGCACAGTATATATGTCTTTAGTGCAAATCAAAATAGAGATCTTTTCAAAGTTCATTAAAAACTCGCTTGTTTTTATTTTTTCTCTTTTTGGAAATACTTCCTAAAAGGAGGTCGAATTATGTCGAAAGCACCTCTTATATAAGATCCGATTTGAAAATGAGTATGTAGTTCCCCACCTTCAAAATATAGATTTAACCTTCTTGATAAGGTGATTATTGATGTTGAAATACTTGCCTTTTCTTTCTCTGATAAAACCAGTTTACTAGCTAAAGATTTTAAATGATTATTAACAGGATTAACCGACATAATTTGCCTCCTCATGACAATATTCGCTAACTTTATTATATAATTTTTTCCAAGAATATAAAAATACACGAGAACCTCTATTCAAAAAAAGAAGAGAATCACCCTTCTCTCCTTATCCTGACATAAAACTCTTCAATTTCTACACTTTGACTTTATCCCAAAACACTAATACAAAGGCATCCTTAAGTGATTTCGTTATAAAACCTCTAATAAATTCCTTCAGTTAACATCCACTCCTATTTTGACA from Robertmurraya sp. FSL R5-0851 includes the following:
- a CDS encoding CBO0543 family protein translates to MERLREFDKILYGRKENTDSLINYWIDYSNPSTWQFWVLIAVLLVPLVILYIKIDRSKVFLIGFYGYNVHVFFTFIDIYGINRGYWHYPYQVIPALPSVSMDTSIVPVAFMLIYQWTLNNHKNYYLYAIITAAIFAFILKPILVITGLFRMYGEINYFHLFIGYVFVLLIAKVITWLFHKLHKPKFSTQNRE
- a CDS encoding SMODS domain-containing nucleotidyltransferase, producing MRRQIMSVNPVNNHLKSLASKLVLSEKEKASISTSIITLSRRLNLYFEGGELHTHFQIGSYIRGAFDIIRPPFRKYFQKEKK
- a CDS encoding response regulator, which encodes MNKTVLIADDSRFMRDLLKKHLKDSDFKIIAEASDGCEAVSLYRDVYPDLVIMDLNMPCKNGMNALENIKNMDSNAKVVICSAMGQQRIIIEALGQGAKDFVVKPYFNELVPTLKKLV